The proteins below are encoded in one region of Oncorhynchus gorbuscha isolate QuinsamMale2020 ecotype Even-year linkage group LG01, OgorEven_v1.0, whole genome shotgun sequence:
- the LOC124044292 gene encoding beta-galactoside alpha-2,6-sialyltransferase 2-like — protein sequence MKSSMRQWRRLVFVGMLAWALLFLVLLSYFLDARVDNEALTSAGSSLSQHPDTRRLSSIQAASHQQHHSVMGSRPEPAYTTFTTIYPDPNSNHYPDSEAEPSPTSTTSEPGLELSQSSESGPYGTSQEGVGGSRQQQDYLDPQTLAAWSSFGTENVGSHSDQAVTRSRERTAWTPSDAEWGPNRTKRRSSREDEEGEDEGVQTNNSHRRRTTVWGRRGKRDGWGKEEDLEEYYFSKSASVVQRLWRGSVSSGMLSPRLQRAMRDYLSANKHHVTYKGRRRAAQSSRELLCELKDQARLRTLDGSEQPFSSLGWAHLVPRLALEHLYRQGGQRGFRSCAVVTSAGAILHSGLGKEIDSHDAVLRFNAAPTEGYVRDVGNKTTIRIINSQILANPKNHFNTSSLYKKVTLVAWDPAPYAVNLHKWYASPDYNLFSPYVEHRRRHPTQPFYVLHPKYVWQLWDVIQGNTQETIQPNPPSSGFIGILLMMALCEEVHVYEYIPSLRQTDLCHYHEGYYDAACTLGAYHPLLYEKSLVQRINTGPERDLKRKGRVTLPGFSTVNCDL from the exons ATGAAGTCCAGTATGCGTCAGTGGCGGAGGCTGGTGTTTGTGGGCATGTTGGCATGGGCCCTCCTCTTCCTGGTTCTGCTATCCTACTTCCTAGATGCCCGCGTGGACAACGAGGCCCTGACCTCCGCCGGCTCCTCGCTCTCCCAGCATCCCGACACGAGGCGCTTGTCCTCCATCCAAGCCGCCTCCCACCAGCAGCACCACTCCGTCATGGGCTCCCGACCCGAACCCGCCTACACCACCTTTACCACCATCTACCCAGATCCTAACTCTAACCATTACCCAGACTCCGAAGCAGAGCCTAGCCCCACTTCCACCACCTCAGAGCCTGGCCTGGAGCTGAGCCAGAGCTCAGAAAGCGGTCCCTACGGGACCAGCCAGGAGGGCGTGGGGGGCAGCCGACAGCAGCAGGACTACCTGGACCCCCAGACCCTGGCTGCATGGTCCTCCTTTGGCACGGAGAACGTGGGTTCCCACTCCGACCAGGCGGTGACCCGCAGCCGTGAGAGAACCGCCTGGACCCCCTCCGATGCTGAGTGGGGGCCCAACCGAACCAAGCGCAGATCCTCACGTgaggatgaagagggggaggatgagggggTTCAGACGAATAACAGCCACAGGAGGAGGACCACAGTGTGGGGgcgtagggggaagagagatgggtgGGGAAAAGAGGAGGATTTAGAGGAGTACTACTTCTCCAAGTCGGCCTCAGTGGTGCAGCGACTTTGGCGGGGAAGTGTTTCCTCTGGAATGCTGTCCCCGCGGCTGCAGCGCGCTATGCGTGACTACCTGAGTGccaacaaacaccacgtgacCTATAAAGGACGCAGACGGGCCGCCCAGAGCTCCAGGGAACTGCTGTGTGAGCTGAAGGATCAGGCCAGGCTGAGAACACTGGACGGGTCCGAGCAGCCCTTCTCCTCGCTGGGCTGGGCCCATCTGGTGCCACGCCTGGCCCTGGAGCATCTCTACAGACAGGGGGGCCAGAGGGGCTTCAGGAGCTGTGCTGTGGTGACCTCTGCTGGGGCTATTCTGCACTCAGGCCTGGGGAAGGAGATCG ATTCCCATGATGCAGTTCTGCGGTTCAACGCTGCGCCTACAGAGGGCTACGTGAGAGATGTGGGGAACAAGACCACCATCCGCATCATCAACTCACAG ATCCTGGCCAATCCCAAGAACCACTTCAACACCAGCTCACTGTATAAGAAGGTGACTCTGGTGGCCTGGGACCCTGCTCCGTACGCTGTCAATTTGCACAag tggTATGCCAGTCCAGACTATAACCTGTTCAGTCCATATGTGGAGCACCGGAGGCGCCACCCCACCCAGCCCTTCTACGTCCTCCACCCCAAATATGTGTGGCAGCTCTGGGACGTCATCCAGGGCAACACCCAGGAGACCATCCAGCCCAACCCACCCTCCTCAGGGTTCATAG GCATCCTTCTGATGATGGCGCTGTGCGAAGAGGTCCACGTGTACGAGTACATCCCCTCGCTGCGACAGACAGACCTGTGCCACTACCACGAGGGCTACTACGACGCAGCCTGCACCCTGGGGGCGTACCACCCACTGCTTTACGAGAAGAGCCTGGTGCAGCGCATCAACACAGGCCCCGAGCGAGACCTGAAGAGGAAGGGCCGCGTCACCCTCCCTGGCTTCAGCACCGTCAACTGTGACCTCTGA